A single window of Cataglyphis hispanica isolate Lineage 1 chromosome 2, ULB_Chis1_1.0, whole genome shotgun sequence DNA harbors:
- the LOC126858989 gene encoding NADH dehydrogenase [ubiquinone] 1 alpha subcomplex subunit 6, with protein sequence MASQTSAAVRQVKPILSINKEDARLKVLKLYKAWIRQVPTTLLSYDIPKNEAECKKKIREEFKRHAHVTDLRIIDRLIIRGQMELQEVANVWKPKGSLMYYWKETWEKKPTDFMSKFLRGHD encoded by the exons atggcATCTCAAACTTCGGCTGCTGTTCGTCAAGTGAAACCAATTTTATCCATTAACAAAGAAGATGCACGTCTAAAAGtccttaaattatataaagcatgGATCCGTCAAGTGCCAACTACGT tgCTAAGCTATGATATTCCCAAGAATGAAGCAGaatgtaagaaaaagataCGTGAAGAATTTAAACGTCATGCTCACGTGACTGATTTAAGGATTATAGACCGACTTATTATAAGG GGTCAAATGGAACTGCAAGAAGTAGCTAATGTTTGGAAACCTAAAGGATCACTTATGTATTATTGGAAGGAAACATGGGAAAAAAAACCAACTGATTTCATGTCAAAATTTCTTAGGGGTCATGATTAA